The Clostridium sporogenes genome contains a region encoding:
- a CDS encoding DNRLRE domain-containing protein — translation MSFVGKERKIPQDDLYVAKLYPNTNFNGSDLLGCGRYYTQDNLYRTLMYFDISSLPSNIFIDKAILKLYVKINIASNITKPITIHNLLQPFDENTVTYSNQPPFENAPHATLNINAEINQFVEVDIKDLLIEWYNSPALNYGMLMKGLETQTSFVGFSSTFDNDDTKFPNLEIYYGYYEGLSEYPPETIELLASDDSVNSSAIPLGPNIGTFAIENHGSGAISVRIQLSSDNINWIDNKPPYTSDYILLKDENMILTTTAYMSYARILITHAESYPVEDATVTIYKTIKV, via the coding sequence ATGTCATTTGTAGGAAAAGAAAGGAAAATTCCCCAAGATGATTTGTATGTTGCAAAACTTTATCCCAATACAAATTTTAATGGTAGCGATTTATTAGGGTGTGGTAGATATTATACTCAGGACAATTTATATAGAACATTAATGTACTTTGATATTTCTAGTCTTCCATCTAATATATTTATTGATAAAGCTATATTAAAACTTTATGTAAAAATAAATATTGCTAGTAATATTACAAAACCAATAACAATTCACAATCTGCTCCAACCCTTTGATGAAAATACTGTCACTTACTCAAATCAACCACCATTTGAGAACGCACCTCATGCAACATTAAATATAAATGCGGAAATTAATCAATTCGTTGAAGTTGATATAAAAGATTTATTAATAGAATGGTATAATTCACCTGCTCTTAATTATGGTATGCTAATGAAAGGATTAGAAACTCAGACTAGCTTTGTTGGTTTTTCTAGCACCTTTGATAATGATGATACTAAATTTCCTAATTTAGAAATATACTATGGATATTATGAAGGACTGAGTGAATATCCTCCTGAAACGATTGAATTATTAGCATCAGATGATTCTGTAAATTCTTCGGCTATTCCTCTTGGTCCTAATATAGGGACTTTTGCAATAGAAAATCATGGATCTGGAGCTATTAGTGTAAGGATTCAGCTTAGTTCTGATAATATAAATTGGATAGATAATAAACCTCCTTATACTAGTGATTATATTCTTTTAAAAGATGAAAATATGATATTAACTACAACTGCATATATGTCTTATGCTAGAATTTTAATTACTCATGCTGAAAGTTATCCTGTTGAAGATGCTACAGTCACAATATATAAGACAATTAAGGTTTAA
- a CDS encoding NAD-dependent epimerase/dehydratase family protein, protein MKDVILVTGGLGFIGKKLVEKLKLEYKDYKIVVLDQYIRDYDDYIRSDITDFGEIYTNVKRIDGNIKYIIHAASEVGRINGEEHPWKMIDSAVKGTLNLINISLEYDAKFVYFSTSEVYGDIFDDKEVIEDDMLNVSPLTLNNVYAISKLFGESLVRHYVKNYGLKAVGIRPFMVYGPGVYSSKYKSALDIFTWKLLNCEEINVDENCVRSWCHIDDFIEGILLIAKNHNFDSHEYHAYNIGNNKEYKTIEESAEFIRKELSADSSLIKKQIFNGKFKSQSKYFNTDKLENLGFTPKVSIEEGIKQMIDWYKQVKEENIK, encoded by the coding sequence TTGAAAGATGTTATATTAGTTACAGGCGGATTGGGGTTTATAGGTAAAAAATTAGTTGAAAAATTAAAATTAGAGTATAAGGATTATAAAATAGTTGTTTTAGATCAATATATTAGAGATTATGATGATTATATAAGATCAGATATTACTGATTTTGGTGAAATCTATACAAATGTAAAAAGAATAGATGGAAATATAAAATATATAATTCATGCTGCAAGTGAAGTTGGTAGAATAAATGGAGAAGAACATCCTTGGAAGATGATTGATTCTGCAGTAAAGGGAACCTTAAATTTAATAAATATTTCATTAGAGTATGATGCTAAATTTGTATATTTTAGCACCTCAGAGGTTTATGGAGATATTTTTGATGATAAAGAAGTTATAGAAGATGATATGCTAAATGTAAGTCCTTTAACCTTAAATAATGTTTATGCTATAAGTAAATTATTTGGTGAAAGTTTAGTTAGACATTATGTTAAAAATTATGGATTAAAAGCAGTTGGTATAAGACCTTTTATGGTATATGGACCAGGAGTATATTCTTCAAAATATAAATCCGCTTTAGACATTTTCACATGGAAACTTTTAAATTGCGAAGAAATTAATGTTGATGAAAATTGTGTTCGTTCTTGGTGTCATATAGATGATTTTATAGAAGGAATATTGTTAATAGCTAAAAATCATAATTTTGATAGTCATGAATACCATGCATATAATATAGGAAATAATAAAGAATATAAAACTATAGAAGAAAGTGCAGAATTTATCAGAAAGGAATTATCTGCAGATTCTAGTTTAATAAAAAAGCAAATATTTAATGGTAAATTTAAATCTCAAAGCAAATATTTTAATACAGATAAATTAGAAAATCTAGGATTTACTCCAAAAGTAAGTATTGAAGAAGGTATAAAGCAAATGATTGATTGGTATAAACAAGTTAAGGAAGAGAATATAAAATGA
- a CDS encoding LytR/AlgR family response regulator transcription factor yields MLNVAICDDEKYQREEIVGIIVEALRLRNKQYKIFQFDNGEDLISSMNDFDIYFLDIKMNKLTGLEVAKKIRLVNEEAIIIFITGLKDYVFDAFDVKAFHYILKPIDESKLKDVLYSALLQFDKKDKFIIAKTISQATKIFLKDIMYIESQHRKLKIHTKNNIIEYYHKISDIEKELYGCNFFRCHKSYIVNLKYVESYDNVFITLINSEKIYVSKYRLDDFSKAFMYYLKNEVQ; encoded by the coding sequence ATGCTAAATGTAGCTATTTGTGATGATGAAAAATATCAAAGAGAAGAAATAGTAGGTATTATTGTTGAAGCTTTACGTTTAAGGAATAAACAATATAAAATATTTCAATTTGATAATGGAGAAGATTTAATATCATCAATGAATGATTTTGATATATATTTCTTAGATATAAAAATGAATAAATTAACAGGTCTAGAGGTTGCAAAAAAAATTAGACTTGTAAATGAAGAAGCAATTATTATATTTATAACAGGACTTAAAGATTATGTTTTTGATGCATTTGACGTAAAGGCTTTTCACTACATTTTAAAACCCATCGATGAAAGTAAACTTAAAGATGTTTTATATTCAGCTTTATTGCAATTTGATAAAAAAGATAAGTTTATTATTGCTAAAACAATTAGCCAAGCCACTAAAATTTTTCTTAAAGATATAATGTACATAGAATCACAACATAGAAAATTAAAAATCCATACTAAAAACAACATTATTGAATATTATCATAAAATATCTGATATTGAAAAAGAACTTTATGGATGTAATTTTTTTAGATGTCATAAAAGTTATATTGTAAATTTAAAGTATGTTGAAAGCTATGATAATGTATTTATAACCTTAATAAACTCTGAAAAAATATATGTTTCAAAATATAGGTTAGATGATTTTTCAAAAGCCTTTATGTATTATTTGAAAAATGAGGTTCAGTAA
- a CDS encoding tetratricopeptide repeat-containing glycosyltransferase family 2 protein encodes MGHDISLCMIVKNEEENLGRCLKSVQDLVDEIIVVDTGSTDKTVEIAEKYGAKVYYFEWCNDFSAARNESLKYASKDWILIMDGDDEFCNEDKDKFKNLIKEDLNNNTIYFFETLNYSGYSITSTDISINLNPRLFKNNYGFHYEGEVHNQLVNYEKNVEGKTYDIRIYHYGYLNKNIVSKDKRNRNITLLREQIKKGEDIKFAYFNLGNEYFALEDKKSALDNYYKSYNDFDPSTGYASRLIERIVISNYTLKNYDKALEFIEIGSRYFPDFTDLYYLKGLILEEENSPLLAIKAFEKCIEIGEPPSVLKSIYGVGGFRPKYELSKIYMDLKDYDTAYKYSVDTIKSKPDFLVPLYNICHILKEKKFNIEEMKKILQNFFTDFPREYPIIADLFYMEGYYETALEYINKSEESGVFSENLKIFKVKSLLYCGKINECIEYIDRIDEKNLYYFQIMMYKSLCFIIKDKYDLAIVSINQFNQSNLSEYNKNTLKVYKELLNLFTNKNTNVLSEDKTLLDFTPVIMQICEVMLINKEFNKFEKSLNLLNLISDQSVLLNLGKLYFKYGYKEMAKREIIRSIKMFEVIDKEGANILESLL; translated from the coding sequence ATGGGTCATGATATAAGTTTATGCATGATTGTTAAAAATGAAGAAGAAAATTTAGGAAGATGCCTAAAAAGTGTACAAGATTTAGTAGATGAAATAATAGTAGTAGATACTGGTTCCACAGATAAAACTGTAGAAATCGCAGAAAAATATGGTGCAAAGGTTTATTATTTTGAATGGTGCAATGATTTTAGTGCGGCTAGAAATGAATCTTTGAAATATGCCTCAAAAGATTGGATATTAATAATGGATGGCGATGATGAATTTTGCAATGAGGATAAAGACAAATTTAAAAATCTTATAAAAGAAGATTTGAATAACAATACAATATACTTTTTCGAAACATTAAATTACTCTGGATATAGCATAACCTCTACAGATATAAGCATAAACCTAAATCCACGCTTATTTAAAAATAATTATGGATTTCATTACGAAGGTGAAGTTCATAATCAGTTAGTTAATTATGAGAAAAATGTAGAAGGTAAAACCTATGATATAAGAATATATCACTACGGGTATTTAAATAAAAATATTGTATCCAAAGATAAAAGAAATAGAAATATTACTCTTTTAAGAGAGCAAATAAAAAAAGGCGAGGACATTAAATTTGCATACTTTAATTTAGGTAATGAATACTTTGCTTTGGAAGATAAAAAATCAGCTTTAGATAATTATTATAAATCTTATAATGATTTTGATCCAAGCACAGGATATGCTTCTAGATTAATAGAAAGAATAGTTATATCAAACTATACTTTAAAAAATTATGATAAAGCTTTAGAGTTCATTGAAATCGGATCAAGATATTTTCCTGATTTTACTGACCTCTATTATTTAAAAGGACTTATATTAGAAGAAGAAAATAGCCCTCTTCTAGCAATAAAAGCATTTGAAAAATGTATAGAAATTGGCGAACCTCCATCAGTTTTAAAATCCATTTATGGAGTAGGTGGATTTAGACCTAAATATGAATTATCAAAAATTTATATGGACCTAAAAGATTATGATACTGCCTATAAATACTCTGTTGACACTATTAAATCAAAACCAGATTTTTTAGTTCCTCTTTATAATATATGTCATATACTGAAAGAAAAAAAATTTAATATAGAAGAAATGAAAAAAATTTTACAAAATTTCTTCACTGATTTTCCAAGAGAGTATCCTATAATTGCAGATTTATTTTATATGGAGGGATACTATGAAACGGCCTTAGAATATATAAACAAAAGTGAAGAATCTGGAGTATTTTCAGAAAACCTAAAAATATTTAAAGTTAAATCCCTACTATATTGTGGTAAAATTAATGAGTGTATAGAATATATTGATAGAATAGATGAAAAAAATTTATACTATTTTCAAATAATGATGTATAAATCTTTATGTTTCATTATAAAAGATAAATATGATCTAGCTATTGTTTCAATAAATCAGTTCAACCAAAGTAACTTATCTGAATACAACAAAAATACTTTAAAAGTATACAAAGAACTGCTTAATTTATTTACAAACAAAAATACTAATGTTTTATCAGAGGATAAAACATTGCTAGATTTTACTCCAGTTATCATGCAAATATGTGAAGTTATGCTTATAAATAAAGAATTTAATAAATTTGAAAAATCCTTAAATTTATTAAATTTAATAAGCGATCAGTCAGTTTTGCTAAATTTAGGTAAATTGTACTTTAAATATGGATATAAAGAAATGGCTAAAAGAGAAATTATTAGATCAATAAAAATGTTTGAAGTTATTGACAAAGAAGGAGCAAATATATTAGAAAGTCTTCTATAA
- a CDS encoding glycosyltransferase: protein MDAKKRIVFFILPGLDNFIDDIIRYLSQKYDTKKVIVNHYDQIDEEMKKADICWFEWCDPLVAYGSKLEMAKDKKIICRLHSYESFTNYIYQVNWSNVDKVIFVAEHIKRFVLSKIFIPQDKVYVIPNGIDLSKQEYKERKKGFNIAYVGYINFKKGPMLLLHAFKKIFDTDNRYKLHIAGTFDEERYRLYFNQMIKEFGLEKNIIFYGWQKDINKWLEDKNYLICTSVLESQGLGIMEAMSKGIRPLIHNFVGAKEVYPEKYVWSSLDDIVNMLSDEKYSSIEYRNFIENNYSISDTNHKIISEIIEGKDKKTQQNHNLIKLNSEISLYNNKIINTQGELVYSHSNIEKEITVVTPIYNGEIFLENIFNSIASQTIKNKVEWILVDDKSTDNSLNKCVSLAEKNKDKIGNIKIYSLDKNSGAIYALKFGFNMAETNYIGWISVDDLYVDADKLEQDLYLLKNKNYDIVFSNKMILGTNITHGALYNMDNNILSLMQSDNTMKKIAYLSYSNPINGSSLIFSKEAYKKCGGFDTSLVSVDGDWDLLSKAILLNLKFIHDDKTVFNTSHPNQTSKSTIKMIVGSNITRLRILNLLKKYGNMKDFLKFIEEFNWLNDSCLNIRPIFSYHLIKLNKDILKDIGNNFAYKMENTFYKEDLQNIFEKSIELMDSESFSEFYKNINLIKGM, encoded by the coding sequence TTGGACGCTAAGAAAAGAATAGTATTTTTCATTTTACCAGGATTGGATAACTTTATTGATGATATTATTAGATATTTATCCCAAAAATATGATACAAAAAAAGTAATTGTAAATCACTATGATCAAATTGATGAAGAAATGAAAAAGGCAGATATTTGTTGGTTTGAATGGTGTGACCCTCTTGTAGCTTATGGAAGTAAGCTTGAAATGGCAAAAGATAAAAAAATAATATGTAGACTCCATAGTTATGAATCCTTTACTAACTATATATATCAAGTTAACTGGAGCAATGTTGATAAGGTTATATTTGTAGCAGAGCATATAAAAAGATTTGTTTTAAGTAAGATTTTTATACCTCAGGATAAAGTCTATGTTATTCCTAATGGTATCGATTTAAGTAAACAGGAATACAAAGAAAGAAAAAAAGGTTTTAACATAGCCTATGTTGGATATATAAATTTTAAAAAGGGACCTATGTTACTTTTGCATGCCTTTAAAAAGATTTTTGATACAGACAATAGATATAAACTTCATATTGCTGGAACTTTTGATGAAGAACGATATAGATTATATTTTAATCAAATGATTAAGGAATTTGGATTAGAAAAAAACATTATATTTTACGGCTGGCAAAAGGATATAAATAAATGGTTAGAAGATAAAAATTATCTCATTTGTACCAGTGTTTTAGAAAGCCAGGGCCTTGGTATTATGGAAGCTATGTCAAAAGGAATCAGACCCCTTATTCATAATTTTGTAGGGGCTAAAGAAGTATATCCTGAAAAATACGTATGGAGCTCTTTAGATGATATAGTAAATATGCTTTCTGATGAAAAATATTCCTCCATAGAATATAGAAATTTTATAGAAAACAATTATTCAATATCAGATACAAACCATAAGATTATAAGTGAAATTATAGAAGGAAAAGACAAAAAAACACAACAAAACCATAATTTAATAAAACTTAATTCTGAAATATCTTTATATAATAATAAGATTATAAATACTCAAGGGGAACTGGTATACAGTCATAGCAATATAGAAAAAGAAATCACTGTAGTTACACCTATTTATAATGGAGAAATTTTTCTAGAAAATATTTTTAATAGTATAGCAAGTCAAACTATTAAAAATAAAGTGGAATGGATATTAGTAGATGATAAGTCCACAGATAACAGCCTAAATAAGTGTGTATCTTTAGCTGAAAAAAATAAAGACAAAATAGGAAATATAAAAATTTACTCTTTGGATAAAAATTCCGGAGCAATCTATGCTCTTAAATTCGGGTTTAATATGGCTGAAACCAATTATATAGGATGGATAAGCGTAGATGATTTATATGTAGATGCAGATAAATTAGAACAAGATCTATATCTATTAAAAAATAAAAATTATGATATTGTTTTCTCAAATAAAATGATTCTTGGAACTAATATTACACATGGAGCATTATATAATATGGATAATAATATTCTGAGCTTAATGCAATCAGATAATACAATGAAAAAGATAGCATATTTATCATATAGTAATCCTATAAATGGAAGTAGCCTTATTTTTTCAAAGGAAGCATATAAAAAATGTGGAGGTTTTGATACAAGCTTAGTTAGTGTAGATGGTGATTGGGATTTACTAAGCAAAGCTATTTTATTAAATCTAAAATTTATTCACGACGATAAAACTGTTTTTAATACTTCTCATCCAAATCAAACCTCTAAAAGTACAATAAAAATGATAGTAGGTTCAAATATAACTAGACTAAGGATTTTAAATTTATTAAAAAAATATGGAAATATGAAAGACTTTTTAAAATTTATAGAAGAATTTAATTGGCTTAATGATAGCTGTTTAAATATACGTCCTATATTTAGTTATCATCTTATTAAATTAAATAAAGATATTCTTAAAGATATAGGAAATAATTTTGCATATAAAATGGAAAATACATTTTATAAAGAGGATTTACAAAATATTTTTGAAAAATCAATAGAGCTAATGGATAGTGAATCTTTTAGTGAATTTTATAAAAATATTAATCTTATAAAGGGGATGTAA
- a CDS encoding DUF6385 domain-containing protein, translating to MKMLTEPTKIFTKDEELIEVSEDILNWLETYSPPPLSSNVNLIGKKFSEYSLNVTAISSYQYTPPFETIEQSLVTFFVKNAGLNNAKVKLQISPKENEVDYGYTDDSVVTVDVEPGEIVTLVPMIFSRYVRIAYKSDSGTNLEIIAQMQV from the coding sequence ATGAAAATGCTTACTGAACCTACTAAAATATTTACTAAAGATGAAGAGCTTATAGAAGTAAGTGAAGATATTTTAAACTGGCTTGAAACCTATAGTCCACCACCATTATCCAGTAATGTAAATCTAATTGGGAAAAAATTTAGTGAATATAGTTTAAATGTTACTGCTATAAGTAGTTATCAATATACTCCTCCCTTTGAAACAATCGAGCAATCTCTAGTTACTTTTTTCGTAAAAAATGCTGGTTTAAATAATGCAAAGGTTAAATTACAAATAAGTCCTAAAGAAAATGAAGTGGATTATGGATATACTGACGATAGTGTTGTCACTGTAGATGTAGAACCAGGTGAAATAGTTACGTTGGTGCCTATGATTTTTTCAAGATATGTTAGAATAGCATATAAGTCAGATTCAGGAACAAATTTAGAAATAATTGCTCAAATGCAAGTATAA
- a CDS encoding ATP-binding protein, protein MEEQQILQISRFLSGYLTMLFLYTIKYYFYKNFLGFKSKVWHFTLCALLVTVIDFYMMKPMSLLWSIIINNIIWLLIICFLCNGNFLMKFYAVILEEAALLLINLTFLTFDFTILPIIHNINVSFNKHIIISFMTNIINDLIRYTILFVFLKNICKFLNLKEKSIKLYENLFLLIPCLSIYSLGLIFYIIQPINIDNKRYYLPYIFPKIYYTLPFISFALLVSLLIMAYTFKKMLQGQLEEKKNILMEQQFKLQLTHSNNIEMLYKGIRGITHDMNNHVSCLRNLAATNNIEDIKKYLININETISKLDFKIKTGNSISDAIINEKYNIAKANEIEFICDFLLPKETLLEPVDLCVILSNALDNALEACMRITDSNILKKICIKSCIKNIYLIIEVSNSTTNKIQYVENKIISTKTNKTNHGIGISNIKTVAKKYNGIVDILEEKHKFIINIMLKIK, encoded by the coding sequence ATGGAAGAACAACAAATATTACAGATTTCTCGATTTTTATCAGGATATTTAACAATGCTTTTTCTATATACAATCAAATACTATTTCTATAAAAATTTTTTAGGATTTAAAAGTAAAGTTTGGCATTTTACTTTATGTGCATTATTAGTAACAGTTATTGATTTTTATATGATGAAACCAATGTCTCTACTATGGAGTATAATTATAAATAATATAATTTGGCTACTAATTATATGCTTTTTATGTAATGGTAATTTCTTAATGAAATTTTATGCTGTTATTCTTGAAGAAGCAGCATTACTACTTATTAATCTAACTTTTTTAACCTTTGATTTTACAATTTTGCCTATTATTCACAACATTAATGTATCTTTTAATAAACATATAATTATTAGTTTTATGACCAACATTATTAATGATCTTATACGTTATACTATATTATTTGTATTTTTAAAAAATATTTGTAAATTTCTAAATTTAAAAGAAAAATCAATAAAATTATATGAAAACTTATTTTTGCTCATTCCTTGTTTATCAATTTATAGTTTAGGACTTATTTTTTATATCATTCAACCTATTAATATTGATAATAAAAGATACTATTTACCTTATATTTTCCCTAAAATTTATTATACTCTACCCTTTATAAGTTTTGCTTTGTTAGTATCCCTATTAATTATGGCCTATACCTTTAAAAAAATGCTTCAAGGTCAATTAGAAGAGAAAAAAAACATTCTTATGGAACAACAATTTAAGCTACAGCTTACTCATAGCAACAACATAGAAATGCTTTATAAAGGTATAAGAGGCATAACCCATGATATGAATAATCATGTTTCCTGTTTAAGAAATTTAGCTGCTACTAATAACATTGAAGATATAAAAAAGTATCTTATAAATATTAATGAAACCATTAGCAAACTTGATTTTAAAATAAAAACAGGTAATTCTATATCTGATGCAATCATAAATGAAAAATATAACATTGCTAAAGCTAATGAAATAGAGTTTATATGTGATTTCCTATTACCCAAAGAAACCTTACTAGAGCCCGTAGATTTATGTGTTATTTTAAGTAATGCATTGGACAATGCCCTTGAAGCTTGTATGAGAATTACAGATAGTAATATTCTAAAAAAAATATGTATAAAATCTTGCATAAAAAATATATATCTAATAATTGAAGTTTCTAACAGTACTACAAATAAAATTCAATATGTTGAAAATAAAATTATCAGCACAAAAACTAATAAAACTAATCATGGCATAGGAATTTCTAACATAAAAACTGTTGCGAAAAAATATAATGGCATAGTTGATATATTAGAAGAAAAACATAAATTTATTATTAATATTATGCTTAAAATAAAATAA
- a CDS encoding NAD-dependent epimerase/dehydratase family protein produces MIAVLGASGFIGQNIQSILNKNYKEEFKDALMIYFNRTNNILEEFNKISFYEFIKNQKLIDKIDTLIIVAGNSNRNIDTNNFYEFIKKDTNYIFEMKDKIKCNVIFLSSAAVYDGNYGCIKEDQNIRPDSLYGICKYNSEMTIKYIMKNIKNKKLIIYRLMYGYGKFERDNRLMSLIGSCIKENKVLTVNGYNNYFNPLSAEFISKTIIESAKNIDIFPREEVINLSSLKNIKLIEVLDILNSKKNLKYKLAGEEPIINYYPSINKLKYYLKKLDLQEEDTEKILINYFS; encoded by the coding sequence ATGATAGCAGTTTTAGGAGCTAGTGGATTTATAGGACAAAATATTCAAAGTATCTTAAATAAAAACTATAAAGAAGAATTTAAAGATGCCTTAATGATTTACTTTAATAGGACAAATAATATATTAGAGGAATTTAATAAAATAAGTTTTTATGAATTTATAAAAAATCAAAAACTTATTGATAAAATTGATACTTTAATAATTGTAGCTGGAAATAGCAATAGAAATATTGATACGAATAATTTTTATGAATTTATAAAAAAAGACACCAACTATATATTTGAAATGAAAGATAAAATAAAATGTAATGTTATATTTCTATCTAGTGCCGCTGTATATGATGGAAACTATGGCTGCATTAAGGAAGACCAAAATATACGTCCCGATAGCCTATATGGAATATGTAAATATAACTCTGAAATGACTATAAAATATATAATGAAAAATATAAAAAATAAAAAATTAATTATATATAGACTTATGTATGGTTATGGAAAGTTTGAAAGAGATAATAGATTAATGTCTTTAATTGGTAGTTGTATAAAAGAAAATAAAGTTTTAACGGTTAACGGATACAATAATTATTTTAATCCACTATCAGCTGAATTTATATCTAAAACTATTATAGAATCAGCTAAAAATATTGATATTTTCCCAAGGGAAGAAGTTATTAATTTATCCTCCTTAAAAAACATTAAATTAATAGAAGTATTAGATATTTTAAATTCTAAAAAAAATTTAAAATATAAATTAGCAGGAGAAGAGCCTATTATTAATTACTACCCTTCTATCAATAAGCTAAAATACTATTTAAAAAAATTAGATTTACAAGAAGAAGATACTGAAAAAATCTTAATTAATTATTTTTCTTAA
- a CDS encoding beta strand repeat-containing protein: MANSIVFSNSAEELKTSVFGYDGSNYLPLKVNQYGELDINVGTISKIDSITNGTVDVTQLSSLTSGTVDVTQLSSITNGTVDVTQLNSITNGTVDVTQLSSLTNGTITKVSSITNGTVDVTQLSSLTSGTVNVTQVSSLTNGTVDVTQLNSITNGTVDVTQLSSLTNGTITKVSSITNGTVDVTQLSSLTSGTVNVTQVSSLTNGTVDVTQLNSITNGTVDVTQLSSLTNGTITKVSSITNGTVDVTQLSSLTSGTVAKVSSITNGTVDVTQITSLTNGTVDVTQLSSLTSGTVTKVSSITNGTVDVTQLNSLTSGTVNVTQVSSLTNGTVNVTQLSSLTSGTVNVTQVSSLTNGTVDVTQLSSLTNGTVAKVNSITNGTIDVTQLSSLTSGTITNISSITNGSVNVNITDRYFNQTSETVATIASATPQYSTAVDTSKMQDITWYVKKVAGGTMPVTVSVAVSPEENGTYVLVGETATVGSVGSAKVLSSAYYMHYTKVYCTTAATTNQSVQVFFNGRY; encoded by the coding sequence ATGGCTAACAGTATAGTTTTCTCGAATTCAGCCGAGGAACTAAAGACCTCCGTGTTTGGGTATGACGGTAGTAATTATTTGCCTCTTAAAGTAAATCAATATGGCGAATTAGATATTAATGTAGGAACAATAAGTAAAATAGATTCCATTACTAATGGTACCGTGGACGTAACTCAATTAAGTTCATTGACAAGTGGTACTGTAGACGTAACTCAATTAAGTTCTATCACTAACGGTACCGTAGATGTAACTCAATTGAATTCTATAACAAATGGTACTGTAGATGTAACTCAACTAAGTTCATTGACAAATGGTACTATTACTAAAGTAAGCTCTATCACTAATGGTACCGTAGACGTAACTCAATTAAGTTCATTGACAAGTGGTACTGTAAATGTAACTCAAGTTAGTTCATTGACTAATGGTACCGTAGATGTAACTCAATTGAATTCTATAACAAATGGTACTGTAGATGTAACTCAACTAAGTTCATTGACAAATGGTACTATTACTAAAGTAAGCTCTATCACTAATGGTACCGTAGACGTAACTCAATTAAGTTCATTGACAAGTGGTACTGTAAATGTAACTCAAGTTAGTTCATTGACTAATGGTACCGTAGATGTAACTCAATTGAATTCTATAACAAATGGTACTGTAGATGTAACTCAACTAAGTTCATTGACAAATGGTACTATTACTAAAGTAAGTTCAATTACTAATGGTACCGTGGATGTAACTCAATTAAGTTCACTAACTAGTGGTACTGTAGCTAAAGTTAGTTCTATCACTAATGGTACTGTGGATGTAACTCAAATTACTTCATTAACTAACGGTACTGTGGACGTAACTCAATTAAGTTCACTAACTAGTGGTACTGTAACTAAAGTTAGTTCTATTACTAATGGTACGGTTGACGTAACTCAATTAAATTCACTAACAAGTGGTACTGTAAATGTAACTCAAGTTAGTTCATTGACTAATGGTACTGTTAATGTAACTCAATTAAGTTCATTAACAAGTGGTACTGTAAATGTAACTCAAGTTAGTTCATTGACTAACGGTACTGTAGATGTAACTCAGTTAAGTTCATTAACAAATGGTACTGTTGCTAAAGTAAATTCTATCACTAATGGTACGATTGACGTAACTCAATTAAGTTCATTAACAAGCGGTACTATTACTAATATAAGTTCTATCACAAATGGATCAGTAAATGTAAACATCACTGATAGATATTTTAATCAAACTTCTGAAACAGTTGCCACCATAGCTTCAGCTACACCACAATATAGTACTGCAGTAGATACTTCAAAAATGCAGGACATTACCTGGTATGTTAAAAAAGTCGCTGGTGGAACTATGCCAGTAACAGTTAGTGTAGCAGTATCTCCAGAAGAAAATGGAACCTATGTTTTAGTTGGAGAAACAGCTACTGTTGGATCTGTTGGAAGTGCTAAAGTTTTAAGCAGTGCTTATTATATGCACTATACAAAAGTTTATTGCACAACTGCTGCAACTACAAACCAAAGTGTACAAGTCTTCTTTAATGGTAGGTATTAA